A region of the Stutzerimonas stutzeri genome:
GGCAACTCAATTACAAGAAGCAAGTTCAGCCCGGTCGTGTTCATGGTATGTGGCGGTCATCAGATCGTTGCATAGGAGAAATATGCTCGTAGCTGGCGCCGGCACCTGGAACGCCGGGGCTCTGGGGAGATCGAGATGAGTATTGCCGCTGTGAACGCCCGGCCTGTCGGATTACCGAAGGCCCAACCTGTTGTACCCCCGGTTACCCGCCCTGCCCTGCAGATTCGCAGTAGCCACGACGACAAACGCAAAATCCTGTTCGTTACCTCCGAACTGACCGACCTGGTCAAGACCGGCGGCCTTGCCGATGTGTCTGCTGCACTGCCCCGCGCGCTTGGTGCACGACACGACGTGCGCGTGCTGATCCCCGGCTATTCACAGGTGATCAACGCCGGGCATGCCATCCGCACGGTTGGCTCGCTCAATGGCTATGCCGATATACCCGGCTGCCGAATCGGCCGGATGGACATGCCCGATGGCCTGATCATCTATGTACTGATCTGCCCCGAGCTCTACGAGCGCGACGGCTCGCCCTACGGCGATGGCCATGGCAATGACTGGCCGGACAATCCGATTCGCTTCGCCCGTCTGGGCCTGGCTGCGGCGGAGATTGCCGCCGGTACCGCCTGCATCAGCTGGGCTCCGGAACTGGTGCATGCGCACGATTGGCCAGCCGGGCTGACGCCTGCATACATGCGCTGGCGTGGGCTGAATACACCGAGCGTTTTCACCATTCATAACCTTGCCTATCAGGGCAATATCGACATGTCGCAGCGGCGCCAGCTGGGCATCCCCGCCGACGCATGCGACCCCGAACGCATGGAGTTCTACGGCAAGCTTTCGCTACTCAAGGCCGGTATTGCTTATGCCAACCGGGTAACCACCGTAAGCGCCACCTATGCCGAGGAAATCACCACGCCGGAGTTTGGCTGCGGCATGGAGGGGTTCCTCAGCATGAAAGCCCGCCAGGGACTGCTCAGTGGGCTACTCAACGGTATCGACGAGAGCTGGGAGCCGGAAACCGATCCCTATCTGGTGAGCGGCTTCAGCGCGCGGCGCTGGACCGGCAAGGAGGCGAACGCCGCCTATATCCGTGAATCCTTCGGCCTCGAACAGTGCGCGGCGCCTTTGTTCGCCGTGGTTTCGCGCCTGGTTCACCAGAAAGGCGTAGATCTGACGCTCGATGTGGCCCACGCCATCGTCGAAGGCGGCCAGCTGGCAATCCTGGGGCAAGGCGATCACCACATCGAAAACCAGGTTCGCCAACTGGCGGCCCAATACCCTGGGCGCGTTGCGGCACACATCGGCTTCAACGAAACCGATGCGCGTCGGCTGTTCGCAGGCAGCGACTTCCTGCTGATGCCGTCGCGCTATGAGCCGTGTGGCCTGAGCCAGATGTATGCCCAGCGTTATGCCTCCTTGCCGATCGCACGTCGCACGGGCGGTTTGGCCGACTCCATCGAGGATGGTGTTACCGGCTTTCTGTTCGACGAGCCAGACACGGCGAGCTACCGCCAGGCTGTTCAACGGGCGCTGGCCATTCATCAGCACCCGCAGTTACTCGGCGCGATGCGCTGTCGGGCAATGGCGACGGGATTTTTCTGGCGCCACGCCATCGAACCTTATGACGCGCTTTACCGGCAATTGCTCGGCGAGCGTCGCGAGGTCCGTCTTTTAATCTGAAGAGGTCGTTAAATGCAGAAGCAGCGTGCCCATATAGGGCATCACGGTCCGGAGTTGCTGGATGACGGGACGACCCGCTTCCGACTCTGGGCGCCCGATGCGCAAAACGTCAGTCTGATCGTTGTAGGCGCACAAACGCTGCCGATGACCGCCACAGAAGATGGCTGGTACAGCATCGACGCTCCCTATGGCGCCGGTACGCTGTACCGGTTTCTTATCGACGATGATCTGCACGTACCTGACCCCGCCTCGCGCGCTCAGGCCGGCGACGTCCATGCGCCGAGCCTGGTGGTCGACACCCATAACAACTATCTGTGGCGCAACAGCAGTTGGCTGGGCCGCCCATGGCACGAAACCGTGCTGTACGAGATGCACGTCGGCCTCTACGGCGGCTTCGCAGCAATGGAGCGGCATCTGGCTGAGCTTGCCGAACTTGGCATCACCGCGATCGAGCTGATGCCCATCGCGGAGTTTCCTGGCGACCGCAACTGGGGTTACGACGGTGTACTGCCCTATGCGCCGGAAGCGGCGTATGGCAGCCCCGAAGAACTCAAGCATCTCATCGACACCGCACATGGGCTGGGACTGATGGTCTTCCTCGACGTGGTTTATAACCACTTCGGCCCGGACGGCAATTATCTCGGCCACTATGCCAAGCACTTTTTCCGCCACGACCAGCAAACGCCCTGGGGCGACGGTATTGATTTCCGCCGCCGCGAAGTGCGCGATTTTTTCATCGACAACACGCTGATGTGGCTGATGGACTATCGCTTCGATGGTCTGCGTTTCGACGCCGTGCATGCCATCCCCGATCGCAGCTTCCTGACTGAACTTGCCGAGCGCGTGCATGCAACGGTGGAGCCCGACCGTCATGTACATCTGGTGCTGGAGAACGAAGATAACCGCTCAACGCTGCTCACCCAGGGGTTCACTGCGCAGTGGAACGATGACGGCCATAACGTGCTGCACACCCTGCTGACCGATGAAAGCCAGGGCTACTACGCCGATTACAACCAGGACGCGACCGCCAAACTGGCGCGTTTTCTCGGCGAAGGCTTCATCTATCAGGGGCAGAACAACCGTCGCGGCGAAACTCGTGGCGAGCCCAGCGGACATCTCTCGCCGACATCATTCGTACTGTTCCTGCAAAACCACGATCAGACCGGCAACCGCGCCTTCGGCGAGCGCCTGAGCACGCTAGCCGACCCGGATGCACTGCGCGCGGCGACTGCCGTGCTGCTGCTGTCGCCCATGATCCCGCTGCTGTTCATGGGCGAAGAATGGGGCTCACGCCAGCCTTTCCTGTTCTTCACCAGCCACCACGGCGAACTCGCAGACGCCGTGCGCGAAGGGCGTCGAAACGAGTTCGCCGAGTTTGCCGAATTCGCCGACGAGGCCACGCGCGAACGCATTCCGGATCCGAACGCAGTGGCTACGTTCGAGGTTTCGCGGCCTGACTTCGACGCACGTCACCACCCGGAACATGCCGAATGGCATGCGCTATATCGCCAGCTGCTACGCATTCGCCATGCGGAGATCGTGCCGCGTCTAGCCGGCTCACAGTTCCTCGATGCACGCGTTCTGGCCGATGCGGCAGTGCTCGTTAACTGGCGATTGGCCGACGGCAGCCGGCTGCGGCTGGAGCTCAATCTCGGCGCGCAACCCGCACCACTTCCCGCCTCGTCCGCCACCGCCGAGCTGCTGTTCGCGAGCCGTGAGACGGTCGGCGACACGCATGACCAGTTGGCGCCTCGTATGGCCAAGCTGTATCTGGAGAAAGCCACATGAGCGACGAATCCCTAATCCGCTTGGCCGAAGCTGCGGGCCTGTCCATCGATTGGATCGATGCTGATAACCGTGAGCAGCGGGTCGAGCCGGCCGTACTGCGCGAAGTGCTCGCGTGCCTCGGACTGGCCGCAGAAACGGCTGAAGATGTCGATGCCAGCCTGGAAATTCTCGCGCACAAGAACAACCACGGCGGCGTTCCCCCGTTGTTGACCTGCGACCAACACGCGGCACTGGAGCTAGGTGGTTTTTTTCCGCCGTTGAGTCGATTTCAGCTGACGTCGGAAGACGGCAATGTCCAGCACGGCATGCTCGACGAGCAGGCGCAATTGCCGGCAATCGATACGCCGGGTTACTACCAGTTGACCATCGACAAATACCAGCTGACCGTCGCCATAGCCCCCTGCTCCTGCCCGACCGTCGCTGAGCTTGCTGGAGCCGACGCCTGGGGGCTGACCGCCCAACTGTACAGCCTGCGCCGCGCCAACGACGGCGGTCTGGGCGATACCCAGGCTCTGGAGACGCTGGTACGCAATGCAGCAACCCATGGCGCCGACGCGCTGGGCATCAGCCCAGTACATGCCATGTTTGGAGCGCATATCAACCAGTACAGCCCGTACTCGCCCTCCAGCCGGCTGTTCTTCAACGTACTGCATGCAGCACCAGGCTCAATTCTAGGTGAGCGACCGCTGCGCCAGGCCATCGAAACCTGCG
Encoded here:
- the glgA gene encoding glycogen synthase GlgA, with amino-acid sequence MSIAAVNARPVGLPKAQPVVPPVTRPALQIRSSHDDKRKILFVTSELTDLVKTGGLADVSAALPRALGARHDVRVLIPGYSQVINAGHAIRTVGSLNGYADIPGCRIGRMDMPDGLIIYVLICPELYERDGSPYGDGHGNDWPDNPIRFARLGLAAAEIAAGTACISWAPELVHAHDWPAGLTPAYMRWRGLNTPSVFTIHNLAYQGNIDMSQRRQLGIPADACDPERMEFYGKLSLLKAGIAYANRVTTVSATYAEEITTPEFGCGMEGFLSMKARQGLLSGLLNGIDESWEPETDPYLVSGFSARRWTGKEANAAYIRESFGLEQCAAPLFAVVSRLVHQKGVDLTLDVAHAIVEGGQLAILGQGDHHIENQVRQLAAQYPGRVAAHIGFNETDARRLFAGSDFLLMPSRYEPCGLSQMYAQRYASLPIARRTGGLADSIEDGVTGFLFDEPDTASYRQAVQRALAIHQHPQLLGAMRCRAMATGFFWRHAIEPYDALYRQLLGERREVRLLI
- the treZ gene encoding malto-oligosyltrehalose trehalohydrolase, with the protein product MQKQRAHIGHHGPELLDDGTTRFRLWAPDAQNVSLIVVGAQTLPMTATEDGWYSIDAPYGAGTLYRFLIDDDLHVPDPASRAQAGDVHAPSLVVDTHNNYLWRNSSWLGRPWHETVLYEMHVGLYGGFAAMERHLAELAELGITAIELMPIAEFPGDRNWGYDGVLPYAPEAAYGSPEELKHLIDTAHGLGLMVFLDVVYNHFGPDGNYLGHYAKHFFRHDQQTPWGDGIDFRRREVRDFFIDNTLMWLMDYRFDGLRFDAVHAIPDRSFLTELAERVHATVEPDRHVHLVLENEDNRSTLLTQGFTAQWNDDGHNVLHTLLTDESQGYYADYNQDATAKLARFLGEGFIYQGQNNRRGETRGEPSGHLSPTSFVLFLQNHDQTGNRAFGERLSTLADPDALRAATAVLLLSPMIPLLFMGEEWGSRQPFLFFTSHHGELADAVREGRRNEFAEFAEFADEATRERIPDPNAVATFEVSRPDFDARHHPEHAEWHALYRQLLRIRHAEIVPRLAGSQFLDARVLADAAVLVNWRLADGSRLRLELNLGAQPAPLPASSATAELLFASRETVGDTHDQLAPRMAKLYLEKAT